A genomic segment from Oncorhynchus clarkii lewisi isolate Uvic-CL-2024 chromosome 14, UVic_Ocla_1.0, whole genome shotgun sequence encodes:
- the LOC139366270 gene encoding protein MGARP-like isoform X3 produces the protein MFLCRTAWQRCGHLARKSAYQLSRDVLPRRQMSSLPGGTGDNIIYALLCGGAFAGAVAYTYSTVTTDHARFTDRVADINARPKTEWVPKPWPPKSRDEEEEGEEAVADGEEEAEEAAAGEEPAAEETEAENVAELAEETEAVSEEPAVEAAVEEVAVVEAETVVEEVAEAVAEASEVIAEVAEEVVEVAKEVEAAAEEVVIVAVEDAEDAAEAIAVPAFPEEAVAVVEPESNVAPVAMAAASALAVTTVAEVVLEVKEAAPVEAPAAEEAAPVEAAPIEEAPTAVEEAPIEAAAAEIVEADAAPVEADAAPVEADAAPVEADAAPVEADAAPVEADAAPVETDAAPVEADAAPVEADAAPVEADAAPVEADAAPVEADAAPVEADAAPVVEETPAAKEYIVVVLDGASKSDKRPKVLGIGPMTGRIIPDEDEAPAAEVTGQATAA, from the exons ATGTTTCTCTGCAGAACGGCCTGGCAAAGATGTGGGCATTTGGCAAGGAAGTCAGCCTACCAGTTATCTAGAGATG tACTGCCACGGCGACAGATGTCGTCGCTCCCCGGTGGTACTGGTGATAACATCATCTATGCCCTGCTGTGTGGTGGGGCCTTCGCTGGAGCTGTCGCCTAT ACGTACAGCACTGTGACCACAGACCACGCCAGATTCACCGACCGTGTAGCGGATATCAACGCTCGTCCCAAGACCGAGTGGGTTCCCAAACCATGGCCCCCCAAGA Gcagggatgaggaagaggagg GTGAGGAAGCAGTAGctgatggagaggaggaagcagaggaggCGGCTGCTGGAGAGGAGCCTGCAGCTGAAGAGACTGAGGCGGAAAACGTAGCAGAACTTGCTGAAGAGACCGAGGCAGTCTCTGAAGAACCTGCTGTGGAGGCAGCAGTAGAGGAAGTGGCTGTAGTAGAAGCAGAGACTGTGGTGGAGGAGGTCGCAGAGGCTGTCGCCGAGGCTTCTGAAGTCATCGCCGAGGTTGCTGAAGAGGTCGTTGAGGTGGCCAAGGAAGTAGAGGCGGCAGCAGAGGAAGTGGTCATAGTGGCCGTGGAGGATGCTGAGGATGCTGCAGAGGCCATTGCCGTGCCCGCCTTCCCCGAGGAAGCAGTTGCTGTGGTAGAGCCAGAGAGCAATG TGGCACCAGTCGCTATGGCTGCAGCCTCTGCTTTGGCGGTGACAACAGTCGCTGAAGTAGTTTTAGAAGTCAAGGAGGCTGCCCCTGTAGAGGCCCCAGCTGCAGAAGAAGCCGCTCCAGTCGAGGCCGCACCCATAGAAGAGGCTCCAACTGCAGTCGAAGAAGCTCCAATTGAGGCTGCCGCAGCAGAGATTGTGGAGGCAGACGCTGCTCCTGTGGAGGCAGACGCTGCTCCTGTGGAGGCAGACGCTGCTCCTGTGGAGGCAGACGCTGCTCCTGTGGAGGCAGACGCTGCCCCTGTGGAGGCAGACGCTGCCCCTGTGGAGACAGACGCTGCCCCTGTGGAGGCAGACGCTGCCCCTGTGGAGGCAGACGCTGCCCCTGTGGAGGCAGACGCTGCCCCTGTGGAGGCAGACGCGGCCCCTGTGGAGGCAGACGCGGCCCCTGTGGAGGCAGACGCGGCTCCTGTGGTGGAAGAGACGCCAGCTGCTAAGGAGTACATTGTCGTGGTGCTGGACGGAGCGAGCAAGTCAGACAAGAGGCCCAAAGTCCTGGGGATTGGCCCCATGACCGGCAGGATTATCCCAGACGAAGACGAGGCCCCTGCTGCTGAGGTAACAG GGCAAGCGACGGCTGCTTAG
- the LOC139366270 gene encoding protein MGARP-like isoform X4, with protein MFLCRTAWQRCGHLARKSAYQLSRDVLPRRQMSSLPGGTGDNIIYALLCGGAFAGAVAYTYSTVTTDHARFTDRVADINARPKTEWVPKPWPPKSRDEEEEGEEAVADGEEEAEEAAAGEEPAAEETEAENVAELAEETEAVSEEPAVEAAVEEVAVVEAETVVEEVAEAVAEASEVIAEVAEEVVEVAKEVEAAAEEVVIVAVEDAEDAAEAIAVPAFPEEAVAVVEPESNVAPVAMAAASALAVTTVAEVVLEVKEAAPVEAPAAEEAAPVEAAPIEEAPTAVEEAPIEAAAAEIVEADAAPVEADAAPVEADAAPVEADAAPVVEETPAAKEYIVVVLDGASKSDKRPKVLGIGPMTGRIIPDEDEAPAAEVTGQATAA; from the exons ATGTTTCTCTGCAGAACGGCCTGGCAAAGATGTGGGCATTTGGCAAGGAAGTCAGCCTACCAGTTATCTAGAGATG tACTGCCACGGCGACAGATGTCGTCGCTCCCCGGTGGTACTGGTGATAACATCATCTATGCCCTGCTGTGTGGTGGGGCCTTCGCTGGAGCTGTCGCCTAT ACGTACAGCACTGTGACCACAGACCACGCCAGATTCACCGACCGTGTAGCGGATATCAACGCTCGTCCCAAGACCGAGTGGGTTCCCAAACCATGGCCCCCCAAGA Gcagggatgaggaagaggagg GTGAGGAAGCAGTAGctgatggagaggaggaagcagaggaggCGGCTGCTGGAGAGGAGCCTGCAGCTGAAGAGACTGAGGCGGAAAACGTAGCAGAACTTGCTGAAGAGACCGAGGCAGTCTCTGAAGAACCTGCTGTGGAGGCAGCAGTAGAGGAAGTGGCTGTAGTAGAAGCAGAGACTGTGGTGGAGGAGGTCGCAGAGGCTGTCGCCGAGGCTTCTGAAGTCATCGCCGAGGTTGCTGAAGAGGTCGTTGAGGTGGCCAAGGAAGTAGAGGCGGCAGCAGAGGAAGTGGTCATAGTGGCCGTGGAGGATGCTGAGGATGCTGCAGAGGCCATTGCCGTGCCCGCCTTCCCCGAGGAAGCAGTTGCTGTGGTAGAGCCAGAGAGCAATG TGGCACCAGTCGCTATGGCTGCAGCCTCTGCTTTGGCGGTGACAACAGTCGCTGAAGTAGTTTTAGAAGTCAAGGAGGCTGCCCCTGTAGAGGCCCCAGCTGCAGAAGAAGCCGCTCCAGTCGAGGCCGCACCCATAGAAGAGGCTCCAACTGCAGTCGAAGAAGCTCCAATTGAGGCTGCCGCAGCAGAGATTGTGGAGGCAGACGCTGCTCCTGTGGAG GCAGACGCGGCCCCTGTGGAGGCAGACGCGGCCCCTGTGGAGGCAGACGCGGCTCCTGTGGTGGAAGAGACGCCAGCTGCTAAGGAGTACATTGTCGTGGTGCTGGACGGAGCGAGCAAGTCAGACAAGAGGCCCAAAGTCCTGGGGATTGGCCCCATGACCGGCAGGATTATCCCAGACGAAGACGAGGCCCCTGCTGCTGAGGTAACAG GGCAAGCGACGGCTGCTTAG
- the LOC139366270 gene encoding protein MGARP-like isoform X2 produces MFLCRTAWQRCGHLARKSAYQLSRDVLPRRQMSSLPGGTGDNIIYALLCGGAFAGAVAYTYSTVTTDHARFTDRVADINARPKTEWVPKPWPPKSEEAVADGEEEAEEAAAGEEPAAEETEAENVAELAEETEAVSEEPAVEAAVEEVAVVEAETVVEEVAEAVAEASEVIAEVAEEVVEVAKEVEAAAEEVVIVAVEDAEDAAEAIAVPAFPEEAVAVVEPESNVAPVAMAAASALAVTTVAEVVLEVKEAAPVEAPAAEEAAPVEAAPIEEAPTAVEEAPIEAAAAEIVEADAAPVEADAAPVEADAAPVEADAAPVEADAAPVEADAAPVETDAAPVEADAAPVEADAAPVEADAAPVEADAAPVEADAAPVEADAAPVVEETPAAKEYIVVVLDGASKSDKRPKVLGIGPMTGRIIPDEDEAPAAEGKRRLLRIQMQLNQLTVSTWSPWMIYLL; encoded by the exons ATGTTTCTCTGCAGAACGGCCTGGCAAAGATGTGGGCATTTGGCAAGGAAGTCAGCCTACCAGTTATCTAGAGATG tACTGCCACGGCGACAGATGTCGTCGCTCCCCGGTGGTACTGGTGATAACATCATCTATGCCCTGCTGTGTGGTGGGGCCTTCGCTGGAGCTGTCGCCTAT ACGTACAGCACTGTGACCACAGACCACGCCAGATTCACCGACCGTGTAGCGGATATCAACGCTCGTCCCAAGACCGAGTGGGTTCCCAAACCATGGCCCCCCAAGA GTGAGGAAGCAGTAGctgatggagaggaggaagcagaggaggCGGCTGCTGGAGAGGAGCCTGCAGCTGAAGAGACTGAGGCGGAAAACGTAGCAGAACTTGCTGAAGAGACCGAGGCAGTCTCTGAAGAACCTGCTGTGGAGGCAGCAGTAGAGGAAGTGGCTGTAGTAGAAGCAGAGACTGTGGTGGAGGAGGTCGCAGAGGCTGTCGCCGAGGCTTCTGAAGTCATCGCCGAGGTTGCTGAAGAGGTCGTTGAGGTGGCCAAGGAAGTAGAGGCGGCAGCAGAGGAAGTGGTCATAGTGGCCGTGGAGGATGCTGAGGATGCTGCAGAGGCCATTGCCGTGCCCGCCTTCCCCGAGGAAGCAGTTGCTGTGGTAGAGCCAGAGAGCAATG TGGCACCAGTCGCTATGGCTGCAGCCTCTGCTTTGGCGGTGACAACAGTCGCTGAAGTAGTTTTAGAAGTCAAGGAGGCTGCCCCTGTAGAGGCCCCAGCTGCAGAAGAAGCCGCTCCAGTCGAGGCCGCACCCATAGAAGAGGCTCCAACTGCAGTCGAAGAAGCTCCAATTGAGGCTGCCGCAGCAGAGATTGTGGAGGCAGACGCTGCTCCTGTGGAGGCAGACGCTGCTCCTGTGGAGGCAGACGCTGCTCCTGTGGAGGCAGACGCTGCTCCTGTGGAGGCAGACGCTGCCCCTGTGGAGGCAGACGCTGCCCCTGTGGAGACAGACGCTGCCCCTGTGGAGGCAGACGCTGCCCCTGTGGAGGCAGACGCTGCCCCTGTGGAGGCAGACGCTGCCCCTGTGGAGGCAGACGCGGCCCCTGTGGAGGCAGACGCGGCCCCTGTGGAGGCAGACGCGGCTCCTGTGGTGGAAGAGACGCCAGCTGCTAAGGAGTACATTGTCGTGGTGCTGGACGGAGCGAGCAAGTCAGACAAGAGGCCCAAAGTCCTGGGGATTGGCCCCATGACCGGCAGGATTATCCCAGACGAAGACGAGGCCCCTGCTGCTGAG GGCAAGCGACGGCTGCTTAGGATACAGATGCAGTTGAACCAACTGACAG TAAGCACTTGGAGCCCCTGGATGATATATCTACTCTGA
- the LOC139366270 gene encoding protein MGARP-like isoform X5, with the protein MFLCRTAWQRCGHLARKSAYQLSRDVLPRRQMSSLPGGTGDNIIYALLCGGAFAGAVAYTYSTVTTDHARFTDRVADINARPKTEWVPKPWPPKSRDEEEEV; encoded by the exons ATGTTTCTCTGCAGAACGGCCTGGCAAAGATGTGGGCATTTGGCAAGGAAGTCAGCCTACCAGTTATCTAGAGATG tACTGCCACGGCGACAGATGTCGTCGCTCCCCGGTGGTACTGGTGATAACATCATCTATGCCCTGCTGTGTGGTGGGGCCTTCGCTGGAGCTGTCGCCTAT ACGTACAGCACTGTGACCACAGACCACGCCAGATTCACCGACCGTGTAGCGGATATCAACGCTCGTCCCAAGACCGAGTGGGTTCCCAAACCATGGCCCCCCAAGA Gcagggatgaggaagaggagg TGTAA
- the LOC139366270 gene encoding protein MGARP-like isoform X1, with product MFLCRTAWQRCGHLARKSAYQLSRDVLPRRQMSSLPGGTGDNIIYALLCGGAFAGAVAYTYSTVTTDHARFTDRVADINARPKTEWVPKPWPPKSRDEEEEGEEAVADGEEEAEEAAAGEEPAAEETEAENVAELAEETEAVSEEPAVEAAVEEVAVVEAETVVEEVAEAVAEASEVIAEVAEEVVEVAKEVEAAAEEVVIVAVEDAEDAAEAIAVPAFPEEAVAVVEPESNVAPVAMAAASALAVTTVAEVVLEVKEAAPVEAPAAEEAAPVEAAPIEEAPTAVEEAPIEAAAAEIVEADAAPVEADAAPVEADAAPVEADAAPVEADAAPVEADAAPVETDAAPVEADAAPVEADAAPVEADAAPVEADAAPVEADAAPVEADAAPVVEETPAAKEYIVVVLDGASKSDKRPKVLGIGPMTGRIIPDEDEAPAAEGKRRLLRIQMQLNQLTVSTWSPWMIYLL from the exons ATGTTTCTCTGCAGAACGGCCTGGCAAAGATGTGGGCATTTGGCAAGGAAGTCAGCCTACCAGTTATCTAGAGATG tACTGCCACGGCGACAGATGTCGTCGCTCCCCGGTGGTACTGGTGATAACATCATCTATGCCCTGCTGTGTGGTGGGGCCTTCGCTGGAGCTGTCGCCTAT ACGTACAGCACTGTGACCACAGACCACGCCAGATTCACCGACCGTGTAGCGGATATCAACGCTCGTCCCAAGACCGAGTGGGTTCCCAAACCATGGCCCCCCAAGA Gcagggatgaggaagaggagg GTGAGGAAGCAGTAGctgatggagaggaggaagcagaggaggCGGCTGCTGGAGAGGAGCCTGCAGCTGAAGAGACTGAGGCGGAAAACGTAGCAGAACTTGCTGAAGAGACCGAGGCAGTCTCTGAAGAACCTGCTGTGGAGGCAGCAGTAGAGGAAGTGGCTGTAGTAGAAGCAGAGACTGTGGTGGAGGAGGTCGCAGAGGCTGTCGCCGAGGCTTCTGAAGTCATCGCCGAGGTTGCTGAAGAGGTCGTTGAGGTGGCCAAGGAAGTAGAGGCGGCAGCAGAGGAAGTGGTCATAGTGGCCGTGGAGGATGCTGAGGATGCTGCAGAGGCCATTGCCGTGCCCGCCTTCCCCGAGGAAGCAGTTGCTGTGGTAGAGCCAGAGAGCAATG TGGCACCAGTCGCTATGGCTGCAGCCTCTGCTTTGGCGGTGACAACAGTCGCTGAAGTAGTTTTAGAAGTCAAGGAGGCTGCCCCTGTAGAGGCCCCAGCTGCAGAAGAAGCCGCTCCAGTCGAGGCCGCACCCATAGAAGAGGCTCCAACTGCAGTCGAAGAAGCTCCAATTGAGGCTGCCGCAGCAGAGATTGTGGAGGCAGACGCTGCTCCTGTGGAGGCAGACGCTGCTCCTGTGGAGGCAGACGCTGCTCCTGTGGAGGCAGACGCTGCTCCTGTGGAGGCAGACGCTGCCCCTGTGGAGGCAGACGCTGCCCCTGTGGAGACAGACGCTGCCCCTGTGGAGGCAGACGCTGCCCCTGTGGAGGCAGACGCTGCCCCTGTGGAGGCAGACGCTGCCCCTGTGGAGGCAGACGCGGCCCCTGTGGAGGCAGACGCGGCCCCTGTGGAGGCAGACGCGGCTCCTGTGGTGGAAGAGACGCCAGCTGCTAAGGAGTACATTGTCGTGGTGCTGGACGGAGCGAGCAAGTCAGACAAGAGGCCCAAAGTCCTGGGGATTGGCCCCATGACCGGCAGGATTATCCCAGACGAAGACGAGGCCCCTGCTGCTGAG GGCAAGCGACGGCTGCTTAGGATACAGATGCAGTTGAACCAACTGACAG TAAGCACTTGGAGCCCCTGGATGATATATCTACTCTGA